Below is a genomic region from Rhododendron vialii isolate Sample 1 chromosome 5a, ASM3025357v1.
GTACGTAGAGGCATAGACGGTTAGGAGACACCTTCTCGTCGAATTCTCTGATGTGATCCACCTTCTggtctcactctctctctccaccgatcATTGCCCGGCCCCACCTGGGAAAAAACCGTCCCCTTCGCCTGTTTTCGATAACGAGTTGAGAATTCGAATTGGGTCTCCATTCAATCCCATAAAAGGCTGGTGCGAGTAAGTGAAGCTCTCAATTACTAGCAACTGCATTCTTTTTCATTGATTCTGATGCATGCATGTCTTGATTCTTCTTCAGCTTAATTGATCTTTTGTGGCTCCTTGTTTAGTCGAATGGGTTATTGAAATAATGGgggaattttatttatttttatgggtttaataatgtcattttgttttcttcgtATCGTTCTGTTTCTTACTCAGAAACCAAAAACAGAGGATTGGATAGTGATTTCCATTCTTTCATTGATTCTGACTCATGCATGTTTTGATTCCAACATTACTCAACCAGGGGAGAAAATGGGTTTAAtcgcattttgttttctttatcttCCATCTGTTTTTCATAAACTGAACAGAGTATTCAGAAAGTTTACGCCCACCGCTCGACACTCCCCCCATCGCTCTAAATCTCACCATCTGAAACACTTTTGGAACGGTCTGGATCCTTGGAAGAGTTCTTTAAAATCCGAATGTTCGGTGAATATTGAGCGGTGGGGTAGTCTTGCTGGTATTCATTCAGAATATTACCTTTAGCTtttaattttagaattttttcgcaccaatTTAATTTTAGAACtttttcggtttggattttgagggaggttttaaAGTATAATGagttgagagagatagatagaaaaaatttattggggaccgtGCGCAAGGGTTTTGAGTCCCTTAAACGAACAAGCCTTACtgcaaaaaaatctgaaaattgtagCCTACTGTAAGTattttattagtattattttatcTGGAAAACGAGACGGCTTTAGTAGTGGACTATCATTGTGGAACGGAGGAACGAAGGGATCGATGTATCTTTTTTTCCTTGTGCAAGTATTTCCATATCTCTTATGCCTTGCGGCTGAATGTGTTTAATTTCGTTCTCCCTCTAAAGTAAACTAGTCACAGAAATGTTGTTGAATGTGTTTTTCGATTTGCATAAGGATTAAATCCTTTCTATGACTGACAATCTCTTCTTAATTAATAACAGATTCTTGATTTCTATCAATCCCAAGTAATTTAGTAGCTCCTAGCAACGATTCAACTAAAGAATGTTTAGCCTCTCGGCGGATGTGTCTCAAAATGGTAGTGTTAGAAGTATGGACACTCTATGTAGCGTGGCTGAGATGGAAGAATGTGATTTGTCAAGGTTATTAGATAAGCCAAGACCGTTGAATATGGAGAGGCAGAGATCATTTGGTGAATTATCTATTGGGTTGTCTCCTCATCACTCCATAAGAAATGTCGAAAATAACTCTTTCCGATTCATGGACCATAGCGATGTTGTATTTTCACCGGGGAGACGGTCTGGATTTAATACACCAAGGTCACAAAACGGTTTCGAGACTCATCCGATGGTTGCTGAAGCTTGGGAAACTCTGAGGCGTGCATTGGTTTACTTCCGCGGTCAACCGGTGGGGACAATCGCAGCGTTAGATAATTCTGACGAAAAACTTAACTACGACCAGGTAAATCCCCCATTTCCTGCTCTAATGTGTTTGAAGTATCAATAGCGTTATAACCTGTGCGGTCGATCTTTTTGTTCTGTTTTACTATGTACTACAAGCAGCATGTCTTGATTTCTTGAATAGGCAAGTAATGGTGAGGAgggtattcttattgctttACTTGATTGTTGTTTCTCTGGATCTTTTATTGCTAATGGCTAGGATATAGACAGAGTCACAAGGACAATTCGTGTGTGAGTTTTTGATGTGCTAAGATCAAGTACACTTAATTACTGCATAAACTGTAGCCTCATTTACGGTGTAGTAGTGATATCACAATTTGTGTTTAGCATGGGATCGTTTATTTTGTGTTCACAGAGTGCCTTCTGTGTCATTTGGTTTCTGATGAAATGTAAGATGGAAAACCAGATAAATAAAATACGGAATGCCCACATTTGATTGAGCTTCCAGAATAATAGAATTCATAGCTATGGTACTTGAATCTCTTTTATCAGTGTTCCGAAAACCAAAATGCAGGGTTTTAGGGGCAGTAAGTGATACATTCATCTTGAATTACTTGTTGGTTAGGTGTTTGTAAGAGACTTTGTTCCAAGTGCCTTGGCTTTTTTGATGAACGGGGAACCAGAAATAGTCAAGAACTTTCTTTTGAAGACCCTTCGCCTTCAATCTTGGGAGAAAAAGATCGACCGGTTCCAACTAGGAGAAGGAGTGATGCCAGCTAGTTTTAAAGTACTCCATGATCCTGTCAGGAATACTGAAACATTAATGGCAGATTTTGGTGAGAGTGCAATTGGGAGAGTGGCACCTGTTGATTCTGGATTTTGGTGGATCATATTGCTTCGCGCCTACACAAAGTCTACTGGGGACTCCTCCTTGGCTGAAAGGCCTGAATGCCAAAAGGGTATGCGCCTAATATTGAGCTTATGTCTTTCGGAGGGATTTGACACATTCCCCACTCTTCTTTGTGCTGATGGGTGCTCTATGATTGATCGTAGAATGGTACGCTTTCATCAGTTACTTCTTTATGAAATTACGCTTGAATCGCATTCCTGTCATGGGATATTTATTGTATATATCTTTGTTTTCAGGGTGTTTATGGTTACCCGATTGAGATACAAGCTCTTTTCTTCATGGCTTTGAGATGTGCTTTGCTTTTACTCAAGCAAGATGCTGAGGGGAAGGAGCTTCTGGAACGAGTAGCTAAGCGTCTTCACGCCTTGAGCTATCACATGAGAAGTTACTTTTGGATAGATTTGAAGCAAGTTAACGATATATATCGATACAAGACAGAGGAGTATTCTCACACTGCAGTCAATAAGTTTAACGTAATTCCTGATTCACTCCCTGAATGGATCTTTGATTTTATGCCAAAGCACGGAGGCTACTTTATTGGAAATGTTGGTCCTTCGAATATGGATTTCCGCTGGTTTTGCTTGGGAAATTGCATTGCCATCTTATCGTCCTTGGCAACTCCTGAACAGTCTACTGCGATTATGGATCTAATAGAATCACGCTGGGAAGAATTGATCGGAGAAATGCCAGTTAAGGTTTGTTATCCAGCCCTAGAAAGCCATGAATGGAAGATTATAACCGGATGTGACCCAAAAAATACCAGATGGAGTTACCATAACGGAGGATCTTGGCCAGGTATGCTTCTTCATTGTTGTAGATCCTCTGGTTGCAAAGATTGTAATTGTACTTGTTTGCCAATTTTTGGTATGGTCGTCCTATATGTCTCTTCTCAACATGCAAATTAGGTGTCTCGGACACACGACACTTGAACAAGGCTATGATGTCATTATCTGAGATGTTTAATAGGACATTCACCTATCTGAGATGTTTAATTGGACATTCACCTATCTGAGATGTTTAATTGGACATTCACCTAGTAAGCGTACTTTGTAATCAATTGAAATATGCACAGTACTCCTATGTTATACATGAACAAATATTGTGGCGTGTCCCCATGTCCATGATGTGGAAATAAATGAACTTCACACTAGACACATACCCGCACCGTACATCTAGTTAGGATGGACTGTTTAGATTGGTCTTTTAGCATGGTGGTCGATTTTGCAGCTTTAAGGATGACGCAAGTTTGATCACATATTGGAAGCTTAATTTTCTGTGTCGCCTTCTATTAGTAAGAGATTATTATTTCTCCAGCTATAGAAGCTCTTCCGATGTTCCAATATTCCGAATATGGCGTCTCTCTATAGTCTATATGCTCCAAGTTACTGATGTTGTTTAATCCGTGGTTGTGATGTGGAATTGAGTATTTCCGAAGGATCCAGGATTCTGACTACACTTAAAATGTGCTTATTTGTTTTGTCATAGTATAAAACTTTTCTGAAGTTCAATCATCGCAAATTGTTATGGATGCAGTGCTTTTGTGGCTCCTCACAGCCGCATGTATCAAGACAGGACGGCCCCAAATCGCAAGACGGGCCATTGAACTTGCCGAGACCAGATTGTTGAAAGACAGCTGGCCCGAGTATTACGATGGGAAGCTTGGTCGATACATTGGGAAACAGGCTCGGAAATTCCAAACCTGGTCCATCGCGGGTTATCTGGTGGCGAAAATGATGTTAGAGGACCCTTCCCACTTGGGCATGGTAGCTCTCGAGGAAGACAAACAGATGAAACCCGTCATGAAAAGATCTTCTTCGTGGACTTGCTAGGTTTTTGGTACTCTTAATCTTGTCGTTATTAGGTTTTTGCATTTGAAGAGAAGCAAGGAACTGGAACCTTTCGCAGTGGGGTAAGAAATTGAAGTCCCTCATGAAAAGCACCGAAGGTGAAGCTTTCTGTCTTTGAATCCTTTTCAGTTTCAGTTGAGATACTCCTCTGGCAAATAAGTTTGTCTTTGGCATGTAGCTTGTATTGTGCCCTTCATAACGGAATTATCATGTTAATTATTTTCCTTCATATTTGTCCTCTTCATCGGGGTTTcgtggagatttttttttatttttctgggaTATTTAGCGTCGAATTGAGTTCACATCAGGGGTTTTCCCTCGAAACGACAGGAAGTTCTGTTTCTTAATATACCGAAACGAAACATCAATGCTATATACGAAAACCAATGTTTTCCCGGACATGTGGAAACGAATCGAAACATGTAGAAATTCTCAGAACATACAGAAACCTTGAGTTGTTCTGGCAGCAGTGATTAAGTTTCCTCATTCTGGCAGCAAACGGTCAGATCTACCGCTTGGCCCTGCAAACACCCGCTTTGCAAGGCTGTTTGGCAGCATCCCACATTCTGGGTACGGTTTCGAATGTTTCCTTTTCCTAGCTAATCGGAACAACACACATGCATAAAAATTCGATCCTTGAATCAGGATACAAAGCAAGGCATGGTACAAACCTCATTTTTGGGTGTACCATTCCTAGTACATAGATTGAatcacaaaaattaataaatggaTCCAGCATGACTTGGACATTGATTTTACGAAGCTCAACTGCCATAGTGATTTTACTAGGGtaatttgtaactttttttttactcggTGAAAGTCAgcattgttagttgtagttagtgaggtTTGAATTTCAGTCAAATGCATGAGAGTACATGGTGCTTACCACTTTGCTACCACTCCACTTTCGAGTAATTTGTAACTTGGACCGCAAACATTCAGGATCACCATCATATTAGTTCATAACTTGAAGCAGTGTTGCATGTTGGAATCCCAAGGAGGCCAAACGTTCTAAATCTTGGGGCCACTTGAGGATTTTTCTGGTTATTAACTTCAGGATTTCGGAATTAGTTAGGATGCACTCAAATTGGCCGCaacatccgattataaaaatgaatttgaacTGCATTTTCCAAAATACACTGACTTAACATAAACTGGAACTGCCAGCATCATCATAGAACAATAGCCAATGCCTTGGCAAAAGATGGTGGGAAAAATGGATTGGTCATAAGATGTCATCAGCATTCAAACTTAttcttcctccgtccctttttaagtgtctatGTTTGACTTTCACGCAGTTATAGGAGTCAACATAATTGTACTTACAAAATATTACTTTCCATACTTACCTTTTATgcaaatatcatcattacatttttactcatcaactttttaaaagggaatctacttttaggggcaaaatagaaaatgtactaactttacctactaactttacaacaagacacttattagggacaacccaaaatgaaatatatgacacttaaaaaaggacggagggagtgctACTAAGAAATGACATTGGccaaagaaagggaaaatggcgAAGAAAAACATTGGAACAGGCAACCCTGTTCCACtaagaaaataagtactccctctgttccataatatttgtccggtcagCAAAACGAGGATGTgaaaataatacaatatttgtaagaaaaactccaattttttcccaacaattcactagatatcgatgagttttttaaatttatgaaaaaatattgaattttttcttcaaagaaatgcattattttttagcctcgtttttgcggaccggacaaacattgtgagacagagggagtacttattttatgaattaaagatgatgtattgtgaaagaatgactTGTTTCATGAAACGGTAAATAAGTATATATGTCACGACCCAGCCCGACGAGACATGGGTCAATGACCGACCAATGAGATTAAGTCACCCTAGGTCTAAAGTTGTGAACAGTTAAGAGAAGATTTATTTAAAACCCCTTCATACTAGTTGCCAAAGGACTTAAGATTTGCGATTTAAAatgtggcattttttttttttttgaagttactAACTTTCATATCGCAAACTATCCAGAGTTCTAGCGTGCGGATGCAAAAAGTCATACGAGTACATAGATTACACAGCTTAAGTCGTCATAGACCGGGACAAACCGGCTAACAAAAACTATCCTATATAACAGATCTTAATGACAACGGCACATATGAGCATATATACAACAAAAGAACTTCAACTTTAGGCGAAGATTAGTCCATCTACTGCTGTTGACCTGAAAAGagttattttgaaaattcataagCTAAAGCTCGTGTGAAACATGACACATCGAATTCAAAGTTTAACTTGAAAAACTTCTTGAGAAACAACAAGTTCTTTCTTCCATCCTTGTTATGTCATGGATTGATCAAACCAAATTAAATCggtaaaatgaaattttatcatTTCTAGCTTTAAGTAGAAAACCTTCAAGATATTCAAGACATCAGATTATCCTCTCTGTTCGTCGATTTCATGCATCTTCCATGAACAAGTTTCAATCAGAAATCTAGAGGAGCTACCTCTACATGAAAGGGAATGACGTCAAACCATCAGGATATCTGATCAATATCCTCCAACCTTATTACTCCAATTCCACTTTGTCTTTTTACCGTCCTCAAGTAGGGACACATGTTCAGATGCATCGacaagaaaattatatattCCTTTTCATCATTATGTCATAAGAAATTCCTTTTTCATTATAACATGCAAAGGCGATTTAGGCATTAAAACAAAGTATGACAAAGATAGTGCATGTTTCACCTCTCGTCCTGCCGATGCAGCTAAGGCTAGACGTATCCTACTGGTTCACCCTCGCACACCCGAACCTAAACATAAAGTAAGACCAAAGTCAAACATCGACCAACTAAGATGTTAAAagccaaaagagagagaaattagtcAATAGAATAAGTATAGAAACATAATTACCTCTCAAAGAGTAAAATAGTCTATTAACCTTTAATATAGGAGACTCAAACTATTTTAATCAacttaaaatttaaattaatgaaaatctgatccaaaagtaaaaattcaaagaaaattaaCATAAAAGATTAACTTCACCGGTTAGTACAAGAAAGTGGTAGTTTAGGCACAAAATGGCCTTAAGGGCAGAATAGTAatttaaactcttttttttttttttttgtaaatactttGGTACATGTCACACTATGTCAAATCTTGTGCATGCATGATTTTTGGATAATAGAAAACTTATTCAGTCGATAGGAGGTGTCGGGGTTCGTTCTTGGTATCAAACGTCCATTTATCACCAAACGATGCACCCGACTTAAGTAATCaacttaaaaattcaaaatacaactcaatataaagaaaagaataagacaTGCAAAGTCACAAGAAatttatatacatataataAAATGCTAGACTAGTTTTAAACCGACAGCATAACGGCTTAACCAAAAGTAATATCATAATTTATTTGAGactaaaaactaaaatttaGGTTCTGATCTTAAAAGTAAATGTTCaattaattcataaaaattcgGAGAAAAATTAGTTCATAAtgcaaaatttcacaaaaatgacTACAAACTACTCAAAATAGGAGAAATTGCCACCTTTT
It encodes:
- the LOC131325096 gene encoding probable alkaline/neutral invertase B, giving the protein MFSLSADVSQNGSVRSMDTLCSVAEMEECDLSRLLDKPRPLNMERQRSFGELSIGLSPHHSIRNVENNSFRFMDHSDVVFSPGRRSGFNTPRSQNGFETHPMVAEAWETLRRALVYFRGQPVGTIAALDNSDEKLNYDQVFVRDFVPSALAFLMNGEPEIVKNFLLKTLRLQSWEKKIDRFQLGEGVMPASFKVLHDPVRNTETLMADFGESAIGRVAPVDSGFWWIILLRAYTKSTGDSSLAERPECQKGMRLILSLCLSEGFDTFPTLLCADGCSMIDRRMGVYGYPIEIQALFFMALRCALLLLKQDAEGKELLERVAKRLHALSYHMRSYFWIDLKQVNDIYRYKTEEYSHTAVNKFNVIPDSLPEWIFDFMPKHGGYFIGNVGPSNMDFRWFCLGNCIAILSSLATPEQSTAIMDLIESRWEELIGEMPVKVCYPALESHEWKIITGCDPKNTRWSYHNGGSWPVLLWLLTAACIKTGRPQIARRAIELAETRLLKDSWPEYYDGKLGRYIGKQARKFQTWSIAGYLVAKMMLEDPSHLGMVALEEDKQMKPVMKRSSSWTC